The following are from one region of the Plasmodium gaboni strain SY75 chromosome 12, whole genome shotgun sequence genome:
- a CDS encoding DNA gyrase subunit B has protein sequence MNVRFFKSLSLFIFFVKGVILVVQVGKANYANIHKKNNINIFNCLKRKYDKKLSSSVVNNNDKSLYESSFLKCYYLLDKYKKFNRKKIYGYINNVSSFPLGAENKIKKKSEHMNKRNIYPCYNYDAKDIVILEGLEAVRKRPGMYIGNTDVKGLHQILFEIIDNSVDEYNNFECNTIKVVIHKDDSVTIEDNGRGIPCDVHEKTKKSALETVLTVLHSGAKFFDDEMDDEVDNNINNTGNTNTSEKNNSDNVSNSTNKRTKKNSKESAQKYKYSSGLHGVGLSVANALSSFMKVKVFRNNKIYSIELEKGNVTKELTITDCPVNKRGTQIHYKPDSSIFKSSTKHNSDLIKNRIHQLAYLNEKLTFYFYDERAENKNSIYISKGNKSNEIIKNKKKNTSIDNENEDNKNNTLNGDVSNENMSDNLANENIQITDYNNLDFYNYEIIKHEYGLNEYIGNITKNKTNLFKDNDKIISISCYHKNIYIDLRMKWLSNQYNENIISFVNNVNTTDGGTHVDALKYAVSRCVNYNIKKNEMAKNFVNIPGEYIREGLTAILSVKMNNPEFEGQTKTKLGSHHLKSILESVIFEKLSEIFDFEPNLLSSIYFKALQAKLSDEEAKAARDLIRSKNNQYSSTILPGKLVDCISDDISRNEIFIVEGDSAAGSAKQARNREIQAILPLKGKILNVEKIKNNKRIFENSELKSLITAIGLNVNYDNKNLKNNNILGSNKKGKNLKKKSDLKNSKFESTQSNNNTLNKKKDVFADNTLRYGKIIIMTDADVDGEHIRILLLTFLYRFQKEIIENGNVYVACPPLYKITYNKFYDNSIKDIVTKQFNVTTKQSKFIIHTYSDQELNNLLKLLDKDKLSSGQKNMQNKIKNKNMSSSDESLSEYNEQNQVNDIFVNEESSTDSFIDDSVLFNVSKKYEIQRFKGLGEMMADQLWNTTMDPTVRKLIRVTVDDAIRANDLIFSLMGEDSKLRKNFILENTNSLSE, from the coding sequence atgaacGTACGTTTTTTCAAGTCACTTTCtcttttcatattttttgtgAAAGGTGTAATATTAGTTGTACAAGTAGGAAAAGCAAATTATGCAAACATTcataagaaaaataatataaatatttttaattgtttgaaaagaaaatatgataaGAAATTGTCTTCTTCTGTAGtgaataataatgataagTCATTATATGAATCATCTTTTTTGAAATGTTATTATCTGCTcgataaatataaaaaatttaataggaaaaagatatatggatatataaataatgtttCTTCTTTTCCTTTGGGAGcagaaaataaaataaaaaaaaaatctgaacatatgaataaacgaaatatatatccatgttataattatgatgCTAAAGATATTGTAATATTAGAAGGATTAGAAGCTGTAAGAAAAAGACCAGGTATGTATATTGGGAACACGGATGTGAAAGGATTACatcaaatattatttgaaatTATTGATAATTCAGTagatgaatataataattttgaatGTAATACAATTAAAGTTGTTATTCATAAAGATGATAGTGTAACTATAGAAGATAATGGAAGAGGTATTCCTTGTGATGTTCATGAGAAAACGAAAAAATCTGCCTTAGAAACTGTTCTTACTGTTCTGCATTCAGGAGCGAAATTTTTTGATGACGAAATGGATGATGAAgttgataataatataaacaatacAGGTAATACGAATACCTCCGAAAAAAACAATAGTGATAATGTATCTAATAGTACTAATAAGAGAACAAAAAAGAATTCAAAGGAAAGTGCAcagaaatataaatattcatcAGGTTTACATGGAGTTGGTTTATCTGTTGCTAATGCTTTAAGTAGTTTTATGAAAGTAAAAGTTTttagaaataataaaatatatagtataGAATTAGAAAAAGGAAACGTCACAAAAGAATTAACCATTACTGATTGCCCAGTTAATAAGAGAGGAACACAAATTCATTATAAACCTGATAGTAgtatttttaaaagtaGTACAAAACATAATAGtgatttaataaaaaatagaaTTCATCAATTAGcttatttaaatgaaaagctaactttttatttttatgacGAAAGAGcagaaaataaaaatagtatatatatatcaaaaggaaataaatcaaatgaaataataaaaaataagaaaaaaaatacttcaattgataatgaaaatgaggataataaaaataatacattaaATGGTGATGTAtcaaatgaaaatatgTCTGATAATTTAGcaaatgaaaatatacAAATCACTGATTATAACAATTTAGATTTTTACAATtatgaaattataaaacaCGAATATGGACTAAATGAGTATATAGgaaatataacaaaaaataaaacaaatttattcaaagataatgataaaattattaGTATATCTTGTTATcataaaaacatatatatcGATTTAAGAATGAAATGGTTAAGTAATCAATATAATGAAAACATTATTAGTTTTGTAAATAATGTCAATACTACAGATGGTGGTACACATGTTGATGCTTTAAAATATGCAGTTAGTAGGTGTgttaattataatataaaaaaaaatgaaatggcaaaaaattttgttaATATTCCAGGTGAATATATTAGAGAAGGGTTAACAGCTATCTTATCTGTGAAAATGAACAATCCTGAATTTGAAGGACAAACCAAAACTAAACTAGGATCACATCATTTAAAATCTATATTAGAAAGTGttatatttgaaaaattatCAGAAATTTTTGATTTTGAACCTAATCTATTAAGTAgcatatattttaaagcATTACAAGCCAAATTAAGTGATGAAGAAGCAAAAGCAGCTAGGGATTTAATAAgatcaaaaaataatcaatATTCTTCTACTATATTACCTGGTAAATTAGTAGATTGTATTAGTGATGATATATCTAgaaatgaaatatttattgtaGAAGGAGATAGTGCTGCTGGTAGTGCTAAACAAGCACGTAATAGAGAAATACAAGCTATATTACCTTTGaaaggaaaaatattaaatgttGAAAAAATCAAGAACaataaaagaatttttGAAAATTCAGAATTAAAATCATTAATTACAGCTATCGGATTAAATGtaaattatgataataagaatttaaaaaataataatattttaggtagcaataaaaaaggaaaaaatttaaaaaaaaaatctgatttaaaaaattctaAATTTGAATCTACGcaaagtaataataatacattaaATAAGAAGAAAGATGTTTTTGCTGATAATACATTACGATATGgcaaaataattattatgacTGATGCAGATGTAGATGGCGAACATATACGTATTTTACttttaacatttttatatagaTTTCAAAAGGAAATTATTGAAAATGGAAATGTGTATGTAGCGTGTCCACCGCTGTATAAAATAacttataataaattttatgaTAACTCAATAAAAGATATTGTTACAAAACAATTTAATGTCACTACAAAACAATCAAAGTTTATTATACATACCTATTCAGATCAAGAATTAAATAACTTATTGAAATTATTAGATAAAGACAAGCTTTCCTCTGgacaaaaaaatatgcaaaataaaattaaaaataaaaatatgtcTTCAAGTGATGAATCCTTGAGTGAATATAATGAACAAAATCAAGTTAATGACATTTTTGTGAATGAAGAAAGTTCTACAGATTCATTTATAGATGATAGTGTATTATTTAACGTTTccaaaaaatatgaaatacAAAGATTTAAAGGGTTAGGAGAAATGATGGCAGATCAATTGTGGAATACTACCATGGATCCTACTGTAAGAAAACTTATACGTGTTACTGTAGATGATGCAATAAGGGCTAACgatttaattttttcacTTATGGGGGAGGATTCGAAATTGCGTAAGAATTTTATTCTTGAAAATACAAATTCGTTATCAGAGTGa
- a CDS encoding putative hydroxyethylthiazole kinase, with protein MRKYNFFIKRRLFSTLTKINSVKEYHDDIIKCIDKVRVINPLVHCITNRVTTEKVANSLLAFGSSPAMIDNPKEVEEFAKIASCTYFNLGLHTTQVENINLLEKLRKESMKDKFMLIIDPIAVGATTYRTNVIKDIILKCQPNVIKGNIAEIYYLDKGEFLGKGVDSNNNSTHNETDIINSARNVALKYNCAVVVTSKTDYIVSPCSRYVAKINCDLKILTKITGSGCSVGALCAAATSVYPQNPFIACISATLIYKLAAFKAYQKEKYPGSLSHKIIDDIYYYSHNPHFLNFQIVDIYKAA; from the coding sequence ATgagaaaatataatttttttataaaacgTCGCTTATTCTCTACTTTAACCAAAATAAATAGCGTTAAGGAATATCatgatgatataataaagtGCATCGATAAAGTTCGGGTTATTAATCCGCTTGTTCATTGTATAACTAATAGAGTAACCACTGAAAAGGTTGCAAACAGTTTGTTGGCCTTTGGTTCTTCTCCAGCAATGATTGATAATCCTAAGGAAGTTGAAGAATTTGCTAAAATAGCTTCATGCACTTATTTCAACCTAGGGTTACATACGACGCAAgtagaaaatattaatttattagaaaaattaaGAAAAGAATCTATGAAAGATAAATTTATGTTAATAATAGATCCAATCGCTGTTGGAGCAACAACCTATAGAACTAATGTTATTAaagatattattttaaaatgtCAGCCTAATGTCATAAAAGGTAATATTGCTgaaatttattatttagaTAAAGGAGAATTTTTGGGAAAGGGTGTCGatagtaataataacaGTACTCATAATGAAACAGATATAATTAATAGTGCCAGAAATGTTgcattaaaatataattgtGCTGTAGTAGTTACATCAAAAACAGATTATATTGTTAGTCCATGTTCTCGTTATGTAGCCAAAATTAATTGTGATTTAAAAATTCTTACAAAAATTACTGGGTCAGGTTGTTCTGTTGGTGCCCTCTGTGCAGCAGCTACTTCAGTATATCCTCAAAACCCATTCATAGCATGTATATCTGCTActcttatatataaattagCAGCATTCAAAGCATatcaaaaagaaaaatatcCAGGTTCTCTAAGTCATAAAATTATTGatgatatttattattattcacaTAATCCTCATTTTCTGAATTTCCAAATCGTAGATATTTATAAAGCAGCATAA